A DNA window from Balneolaceae bacterium contains the following coding sequences:
- a CDS encoding Calx-beta domain-containing protein — MAGCGLFEQESREYDGPTVVEFFPLDDTRSEGSGQIQVEVQLIGPQRSAATNINWAVNDSATTATGDDYDIVSGNPVTIPANSSQTVITINLNGDGISAGTTRQLTLELTGGDVAPAENLKYYDLFIEGE; from the coding sequence GTGGCAGGTTGCGGCCTCTTCGAACAGGAAAGCCGTGAATATGACGGCCCTACTGTCGTTGAGTTCTTCCCTCTGGATGACACTCGTTCCGAGGGATCCGGACAGATCCAGGTGGAGGTGCAGTTGATAGGCCCGCAGCGCAGTGCTGCGACCAACATCAACTGGGCCGTCAACGACTCGGCTACCACCGCCACAGGTGATGATTACGACATCGTATCCGGCAATCCTGTTACCATACCGGCTAACAGCAGCCAGACGGTGATCACCATCAACCTGAACGGTGACGGCATTTCTGCCGGAACAACCCGACAGCTGACCCTTGAGCTCACGGGAGGAGATGTTGCTCCTGCCGAGAACCTCAAGTACTACGACCTCTTCATCGAAGGGGAGTAA
- a CDS encoding RagB/SusD family nutrient uptake outer membrane protein: MTQSCTELLEKPAPSTSISETIALEDAGAVQAVHAAMYSELHGGTYTTTYMLAPEALGDNSYNRPGTTRLIGQAQNSEGAVPSSWGGTYDLINKANLLISAIDEGVISQDRLNRYRGEAYVMRAFAMHHLVRALGYEPGMAPAAPTPIAETAGWNQGIIIRTEPVQTAEQADFRGRSTVDEVYAQIRSDLEQGISLLGQSGTGNPTYWTQAGAYALQARVELYARNWSAAESAASSALSSTTASLVQEGGVATMFDETAGLNPEGIMVINVANSAEALGVNSGLSAYTSEQWIAQVPTQSLMDLYSNDDARLAWYAPCFEDGNSTALNNCWATHPTIEGGSRTLETQKWNAEQGQYIDDVPLFRVSEMKLIQAEARINGAPGDPLAPFNELRQARGIAPVAALTTDDILEERRREFAFEGQRYWDLKRLGRDIVKDPTLAAQFEVVETVSYKDYIILGNLPSGEIALSEANAEGENVLVQNPGYE, translated from the coding sequence GTGACCCAGTCCTGTACGGAGTTGCTGGAGAAGCCCGCGCCCAGCACATCTATTTCCGAGACCATAGCGCTCGAGGATGCAGGGGCGGTGCAAGCCGTCCACGCGGCAATGTACAGCGAGCTCCACGGTGGAACCTACACCACCACCTACATGCTCGCACCCGAAGCACTGGGAGACAACTCCTACAACCGTCCGGGTACCACACGCCTTATCGGGCAGGCCCAAAACAGCGAGGGCGCCGTGCCCTCCAGCTGGGGCGGTACCTATGACCTCATCAACAAGGCCAATCTGTTGATCAGTGCCATTGATGAAGGAGTCATTTCCCAGGATCGCCTTAACCGCTATCGCGGAGAGGCCTATGTGATGCGTGCATTCGCCATGCATCACCTGGTGCGTGCGCTGGGCTACGAGCCCGGCATGGCGCCTGCAGCGCCCACGCCCATCGCCGAAACGGCGGGTTGGAACCAGGGCATTATCATCCGGACCGAACCCGTACAGACCGCCGAGCAGGCGGACTTCCGGGGCCGTTCCACGGTGGATGAAGTCTATGCCCAGATCCGTTCCGACCTGGAGCAGGGCATCAGCCTGCTCGGCCAGTCCGGGACTGGCAATCCGACTTACTGGACCCAGGCCGGAGCCTATGCGCTCCAGGCTCGCGTTGAGCTGTATGCCCGCAACTGGAGCGCCGCCGAGAGTGCCGCTTCCAGTGCGCTGAGCAGCACCACCGCCTCGCTGGTACAAGAAGGCGGCGTTGCCACCATGTTCGATGAGACCGCCGGTCTTAATCCGGAGGGTATCATGGTCATTAACGTGGCAAACTCGGCGGAAGCTCTCGGGGTGAACAGCGGCCTGTCCGCCTACACCTCCGAGCAGTGGATCGCACAGGTGCCGACCCAAAGCCTGATGGATCTCTACTCCAACGATGATGCCCGTCTGGCCTGGTACGCACCCTGCTTCGAAGACGGCAACAGCACCGCGCTCAACAACTGTTGGGCCACGCATCCCACCATCGAGGGGGGAAGCCGTACGCTGGAAACCCAGAAGTGGAACGCCGAACAAGGCCAGTACATCGACGATGTACCTCTCTTTCGCGTAAGCGAGATGAAGCTGATCCAAGCTGAAGCACGGATTAATGGCGCACCCGGTGACCCCTTGGCTCCCTTCAACGAACTTCGCCAGGCCCGGGGCATAGCCCCCGTTGCCGCGCTCACTACGGATGACATCCTGGAAGAGCGTCGCCGCGAATTCGCTTTTGAGGGTCAACGTTACTGGGATCTCAAGCGTCTCGGGCGTGATATCGTAAAAGATCCCACGCTCGCCGCCCAGTTTGAAGTGGTCGAGACCGTCAGCTACAAGGATTACATCATTCTCGGTAATCTCCCCAGTGGAGAAATTGCGCTTTCCGAAGCTAATGCCGAGGGTGAGAACGTGCTGGTCCAAAATCCCGGCTACGAATGA
- a CDS encoding SusC/RagA family TonB-linked outer membrane protein, with amino-acid sequence MLRKLLSTIFMVALIAPMTFAQDGSITGTVTDAETGDVVPTANVILLPIQRGDAADVDGIYLIEDVPSGTYTLRVTFVGYTAYETEVTIEAGQQLTHDVELEQGEIGLDELVVTGYGVESKRELTGSIAKVSSEDFEDVPVQNTAGILQGRAAGVQVTTSSGTAGAGFEVDIRGDGSINAGDDPLWIVDGVQVSFSNQSGQVDESPLNGINPKDIESIEVLKDAAAASIYGAQAANGVILITTKRGQSGETQVSASVQRGARTFVENVEYMNSQQYIQYLQKAYRTSGFGEEAANDVIRSLLPSYGIPANTPFSEVPSTDWFDFITRPGASQTYNMSLSGGNEDTRFYISGAYEKDDDQIKYSGFQRYSLRSNIDHQVSSKFSTRLNLSLSNSKFNGVCQDGYYINCPLSGSTFMLPFTQPYVTEQMTQYNPDLQVGDYSPYFPFIGAGSQPAILFNEVSRNTSTVQIIGDVQATYNFTSWLSLRTQFGMDWRNGRDYRYDNPVARPGQGGTMSEGINTTVNFTTNTVLNFRQTFDEVHNFSGLLGGEYRRDFTRDLGTSGIGFPNELFTVLDAAAEATSTSGEFDEFRIAGYFGNLKYNYDNKYFVNLTARYDGSSRFGADNRWGFFPSVAASWAVSEEDFWNVDAFEDLKIRASYGVTGNSQIGRYAALGLYGLSGSYNGVSGLGPSQLSNPLLTWEESGSVNIGVDYSLWAGRLSGSIDVYRRDNTQLLLNQPLPGDSSFGSITRNIGHVRNEGIEFSFNSVNVDIGDFLWTSRFNFAATENEIMELSEGEDALFPGSMTPYEVGRSQSALNQIRWAGVNPADGRPMWYDENGDITYTPTEADEVERDEDYASDFTGGLGNRLSYKGLTLDFFFQYSFGGISRPSQMTVWGMAQASGSGTNPILEMLTESWGQPGDITPIPSPLVFGNFYHTDTDGYFTGSTNYYWKTNYIRLKNATLSYNLPNSLMDRLGLGNVRLYVTGLNLLTITSFPGYDPETTSLSTAGSIPVARQINGGIEVDF; translated from the coding sequence ATGCTTAGAAAGCTACTATCTACCATATTTATGGTAGCCCTTATCGCACCTATGACTTTTGCTCAAGACGGCAGTATCACCGGTACGGTGACTGACGCTGAGACGGGTGATGTCGTACCCACAGCAAACGTCATACTGTTGCCGATTCAACGAGGCGATGCAGCCGATGTCGATGGGATCTATCTCATCGAAGACGTTCCTTCCGGGACGTACACGCTGCGCGTGACCTTCGTGGGCTACACAGCATACGAAACAGAAGTAACCATCGAAGCCGGGCAGCAGCTCACACACGATGTGGAGCTGGAGCAAGGCGAGATCGGACTTGACGAGCTGGTGGTAACCGGCTACGGCGTGGAGTCCAAGCGAGAGCTTACCGGCTCCATTGCCAAGGTCAGTTCCGAAGACTTCGAAGATGTGCCTGTTCAGAATACCGCTGGTATTTTGCAGGGGCGTGCAGCCGGAGTCCAGGTGACGACCAGCAGTGGTACCGCCGGTGCCGGATTTGAAGTCGACATCCGCGGTGACGGCTCCATCAACGCAGGCGATGATCCCCTCTGGATCGTCGACGGCGTACAGGTGAGCTTCAGCAACCAGTCCGGCCAGGTCGACGAATCCCCGCTCAACGGAATCAACCCGAAGGACATTGAGTCCATCGAGGTGCTGAAGGATGCCGCCGCCGCTTCCATTTACGGCGCGCAGGCTGCCAACGGCGTGATTCTGATCACCACCAAGCGTGGACAGAGCGGCGAAACGCAGGTCAGCGCTTCGGTACAGCGCGGCGCGCGTACTTTCGTCGAGAACGTGGAATACATGAATTCCCAGCAGTACATTCAGTATCTGCAAAAAGCCTACCGGACCTCCGGATTCGGCGAGGAGGCGGCCAACGATGTCATCCGCAGCCTGCTTCCCTCCTACGGAATTCCTGCCAATACGCCCTTCAGCGAAGTTCCCAGCACCGACTGGTTCGACTTCATTACGCGCCCGGGTGCATCGCAGACCTACAACATGTCGCTTAGCGGCGGTAATGAGGATACGCGATTCTACATTTCCGGTGCGTACGAGAAGGACGATGACCAGATCAAGTATTCCGGGTTCCAGCGCTATTCGCTGCGCTCGAACATCGACCACCAGGTCAGCTCCAAGTTTTCCACACGGCTGAACCTGAGCCTCTCCAACTCGAAGTTCAACGGTGTCTGCCAGGACGGTTACTATATTAACTGTCCCCTCTCCGGCTCCACATTCATGCTGCCGTTTACGCAGCCCTATGTGACGGAGCAGATGACGCAGTACAACCCTGACCTTCAGGTTGGCGACTACAGCCCCTACTTCCCATTCATCGGGGCCGGCAGCCAGCCTGCCATCCTGTTCAACGAGGTTTCTCGTAACACCAGCACCGTTCAGATTATCGGTGACGTGCAGGCGACCTACAACTTCACCTCCTGGCTGAGCCTGCGTACGCAGTTCGGCATGGACTGGAGAAACGGACGCGACTACCGCTACGACAACCCGGTGGCTCGTCCCGGACAGGGCGGTACCATGAGTGAAGGCATCAACACCACGGTGAACTTCACGACCAACACCGTGCTGAACTTCCGTCAGACCTTTGACGAAGTGCACAACTTTTCCGGCCTGCTCGGAGGCGAATACCGCCGCGACTTCACCCGCGATCTGGGTACCTCGGGCATTGGATTCCCCAACGAGCTGTTTACCGTGCTCGATGCAGCTGCTGAAGCGACCAGCACCAGCGGTGAGTTCGACGAGTTCCGCATTGCCGGATACTTCGGTAACCTGAAGTACAACTACGACAACAAGTACTTCGTCAACCTTACCGCCCGCTACGACGGTTCCTCGCGCTTCGGCGCCGACAACCGATGGGGCTTCTTCCCCTCGGTCGCCGCATCGTGGGCCGTCAGTGAAGAAGACTTCTGGAACGTGGACGCCTTTGAGGATCTCAAGATCCGCGCCAGCTACGGCGTGACAGGGAACTCCCAGATCGGCCGTTACGCCGCACTCGGTCTCTACGGACTGAGCGGCTCCTACAACGGAGTCAGCGGTCTCGGCCCCTCGCAGCTTTCCAACCCGCTGCTGACCTGGGAGGAATCCGGCTCCGTCAATATCGGAGTTGACTACAGCCTCTGGGCGGGTCGCCTCTCCGGTAGCATCGACGTCTACCGCCGTGACAACACCCAGCTGCTGCTCAACCAGCCGCTTCCCGGCGACAGCAGCTTCGGAAGCATCACGCGTAACATCGGCCATGTCCGCAACGAAGGCATCGAGTTCTCCTTTAATTCTGTGAATGTTGACATCGGCGACTTCCTCTGGACGTCCCGGTTCAACTTTGCGGCTACGGAGAACGAAATCATGGAACTCAGCGAGGGCGAAGACGCGCTCTTCCCGGGTTCAATGACTCCTTACGAGGTTGGACGCTCGCAGAGCGCACTCAACCAGATTCGTTGGGCCGGTGTGAACCCCGCCGACGGTCGTCCGATGTGGTACGACGAGAACGGGGACATCACCTATACGCCCACCGAGGCGGATGAAGTTGAGAGGGATGAAGATTACGCCAGTGATTTCACCGGAGGCCTGGGCAACCGCCTGAGCTACAAGGGACTCACGCTGGACTTCTTCTTCCAGTACAGCTTCGGCGGCATCTCCCGTCCTTCCCAGATGACCGTTTGGGGTATGGCCCAGGCGTCGGGAAGCGGTACCAATCCTATCCTGGAGATGCTTACTGAATCGTGGGGACAGCCGGGTGACATCACCCCCATTCCCTCCCCGCTGGTGTTTGGTAACTTCTACCACACCGATACCGACGGGTACTTCACCGGCAGTACCAACTACTACTGGAAGACCAATTACATTCGTCTGAAGAATGCAACCCTGAGTTACAATCTGCCCAACTCGCTGATGGACCGGCTGGGTCTTGGCAACGTGCGACTGTACGTTACCGGCCTCAACCTGCTGACCATCACTTCGTTCCCGGGTTACGATCCGGAGACGACGTCATTGAGCACGGCAGGTTCCATCCCGGTTGCACGTCAGATCAATGGTGGTATAGAAGTGGACTTTTAA
- a CDS encoding GWxTD domain-containing protein, translating to MATACLLLVGIQQAALSEDRSAANPDTSDYYERGADQEAQGHIRQALSIWEEGWKNLEDPQFRLAQRYIAVASREKVEEAYRKASEIYFWGLNDPSISQEREVVLRELQYLEPLVDRAEYQEMQDLAEQGDADVLDEVRLFWNKTDPTPLSEYNERLIEHWHRIAYTEEHYPTREDKDLEDRARIYIRYGDPFYRKQDQLTYNSNMVNSLLSQRMGSMSTMNQFSPTEQVRGDQRFNLESYVRQTHQHPRYEVWIYRDLTDRVQNTIFLFGTQDGGSRFQKINALEDLIPNSAFRLYEPSTGFNSSVQDMRALNDNQQGGQDDEETSGAISLSEYNQGRANTPPPQEITPALLIQIMYYQQLAALDSYFGQTFDQMLTRYNNLNMDLSPSLAREFENTNAGRLMEIERRAPREQSRYARTMPTLPMQLHPYRFRDDSGRPYLKLYLESNPRDAGYYDQLTADTRLNRRSWRQYRLASGVVTLDSLGNVKERDRRNYGLSEGRHEWITSEFNLYPYEEDVTLVAGSQLEKSDEPVDSLFHGDTSFNRAVKAVSNRVVDIPEPLSGENITISDIMVGYTRPDGSQGSSGGEGFVPFSVSHDRAIPEGSNLNLYYEVYELEQPAGGRARFTFSYEMRAKRSGLARLFGSRDLGVNITLNNETDRSSFSQVLEIVTSSFEAGDYKLNIEVTDELTGRSLSRTLDVTIEEG from the coding sequence ATGGCGACCGCCTGCCTGCTTCTTGTGGGCATCCAGCAGGCAGCCCTCTCCGAAGACCGTTCGGCCGCCAATCCCGATACTTCGGATTACTATGAGCGGGGCGCAGACCAGGAAGCGCAAGGCCATATCAGGCAGGCGCTTTCCATCTGGGAAGAGGGATGGAAAAACCTGGAGGACCCCCAGTTTCGTCTCGCGCAGCGGTACATCGCCGTGGCCAGCCGGGAAAAGGTAGAGGAGGCCTACCGTAAAGCCTCCGAGATATATTTCTGGGGGCTCAACGACCCGTCGATCTCCCAGGAACGGGAGGTTGTGCTTCGCGAGCTCCAGTACCTCGAACCGCTCGTTGACCGTGCGGAATACCAGGAAATGCAGGATCTTGCCGAACAGGGAGATGCCGATGTGCTGGACGAGGTGCGCCTGTTCTGGAATAAGACCGACCCCACGCCGCTCAGCGAATACAACGAACGGCTGATTGAACATTGGCACCGCATAGCCTATACCGAGGAGCACTACCCGACGAGGGAAGACAAAGACCTGGAAGACCGCGCACGCATCTACATCCGCTACGGCGATCCCTTCTACCGCAAGCAGGACCAGCTGACCTACAATTCGAATATGGTCAACAGCCTGCTCTCACAGCGCATGGGATCCATGAGTACCATGAACCAGTTTTCTCCCACCGAGCAGGTCCGGGGCGACCAGCGATTCAACCTGGAGTCCTATGTACGGCAAACCCATCAACACCCCCGCTACGAAGTCTGGATCTACAGGGATCTCACCGACCGTGTACAGAATACCATCTTTTTGTTCGGAACGCAGGACGGCGGCAGCCGTTTCCAGAAGATCAATGCCCTGGAGGACCTGATCCCCAACAGCGCCTTCCGCCTCTATGAACCCTCCACCGGTTTCAACAGCAGTGTGCAGGATATGAGGGCCCTCAACGACAACCAGCAGGGAGGGCAGGACGATGAAGAGACAAGCGGCGCTATTTCGCTCAGCGAGTACAACCAGGGAAGGGCCAATACGCCGCCCCCGCAGGAAATCACGCCGGCGCTTCTCATCCAAATCATGTACTACCAGCAGCTGGCCGCCCTGGACAGCTATTTCGGGCAGACCTTTGACCAGATGCTCACCCGGTACAACAACCTGAATATGGATCTCTCGCCAAGCCTGGCGCGTGAATTTGAAAACACCAACGCAGGCAGGCTCATGGAGATCGAACGGAGGGCCCCGCGCGAACAGTCACGCTATGCGCGGACCATGCCCACGCTTCCCATGCAGCTGCATCCCTACCGCTTTCGCGATGACAGCGGCCGTCCCTACCTCAAGCTCTACCTGGAGAGCAATCCGCGGGATGCCGGCTATTACGATCAACTCACGGCGGATACCCGCCTGAACCGAAGGTCCTGGAGGCAGTACCGGCTGGCCAGCGGCGTGGTTACGCTGGACAGCCTTGGTAACGTAAAAGAACGCGATCGCCGCAATTACGGGCTGTCGGAAGGCCGCCATGAATGGATTACCTCGGAATTCAACCTCTATCCCTACGAGGAGGATGTCACGCTGGTGGCCGGCAGCCAGCTTGAAAAGAGCGACGAACCTGTAGACTCGCTTTTTCACGGAGACACCTCCTTCAACCGTGCCGTCAAGGCGGTTTCCAATCGTGTAGTGGATATTCCTGAACCTCTCTCCGGTGAGAATATTACGATATCCGACATTATGGTCGGCTACACCCGGCCGGACGGCAGCCAGGGATCATCCGGCGGGGAGGGATTCGTTCCCTTTTCGGTCAGCCATGACCGTGCCATACCGGAGGGCAGCAATCTCAATCTATATTATGAGGTATACGAACTGGAGCAGCCGGCCGGCGGACGGGCCCGCTTTACCTTCTCCTATGAAATGAGGGCAAAACGGTCCGGTCTGGCTCGCCTCTTCGGTTCAAGGGATCTCGGCGTGAATATTACCCTGAACAACGAGACGGACCGCTCGTCTTTCTCCCAGGTGCTGGAAATAGTAACCTCATCCTTCGAGGCCGGCGACTATAAACTGAATATTGAGGTAACCGACGAACTTACAGGACGCAGCCTCAGCCGCACGTTAGACGTTACCATCGAGGAGGGATAG
- a CDS encoding GWxTD domain-containing protein produces MHRTYDSIPQLPLMPTNIPRLSTFLLCLFSSVILLSCARSANPDIERGSNYKFRQGYPEARADAVGYIDENGDPGISVAVDLVYGSLVYKENDEGALTASYAIDVQVIEQGGLKRVINSVRHTNEVSSNSESIVYNQDVLNYEDRIEAKPGTYDVNITVTDLNSSRQITRIAQTSIPNPRSKQMDLTNIRMFSKDMDVQNPAWKPMTTYDVAGDIDSLKFIFQVVNSPSDRPLQIDTRLVRYQSDTEPARDMYQSNYGSSTLGHKGIEYDEFDVVQSSQRTFEQAGSVLIELKFAQQRRGNYRFEASTYRNENEEESIFKGRDFGVKSQNYPAVQNARELARPLTYLMNADEYESLMSIEEDDSLKEAIDRFWLRNIGNTQEARSVIRMYYERVEEANKQYSNYKEGWKTDQGMIYVLFGPPWYTEENLDRQVWSYSYNRNDPDLNFLFIQRKLKTEFYPFDNYILQRNNYYYDTQYQQEQLWLSGRILNRNI; encoded by the coding sequence GTGCATCGCACCTACGACTCCATCCCGCAGTTACCACTTATGCCTACCAACATCCCCCGCCTGTCGACATTTCTGCTCTGCCTGTTCAGTTCGGTCATACTGCTTTCCTGTGCCCGTTCCGCCAACCCTGATATTGAAAGAGGATCCAATTACAAATTTCGCCAGGGCTATCCCGAGGCACGTGCGGACGCCGTAGGATATATTGACGAGAACGGCGATCCCGGCATCAGCGTGGCTGTTGACCTGGTGTACGGAAGCCTGGTCTACAAGGAGAATGATGAGGGCGCACTCACGGCCAGCTACGCCATCGATGTTCAGGTCATCGAACAGGGAGGCCTGAAGAGAGTGATCAATTCCGTACGACACACCAACGAGGTGAGTTCCAATTCTGAAAGCATCGTATATAACCAGGACGTACTCAACTATGAAGACCGCATAGAGGCCAAGCCCGGAACCTACGATGTCAACATTACGGTAACCGACCTGAATTCCAGCCGGCAGATTACCCGCATTGCACAAACCAGCATCCCCAACCCGCGGAGCAAGCAAATGGACCTGACCAACATCCGCATGTTCAGCAAGGACATGGATGTGCAAAACCCGGCCTGGAAGCCGATGACCACCTACGATGTGGCAGGGGATATCGATTCGCTCAAATTTATTTTCCAGGTGGTTAACAGCCCCTCCGACCGGCCGCTGCAGATTGATACGCGCCTCGTCCGCTACCAATCGGATACCGAGCCGGCCCGGGATATGTACCAGAGCAATTACGGCTCTTCAACCCTTGGGCACAAAGGAATAGAATATGACGAGTTTGATGTGGTCCAGTCCAGTCAACGAACCTTTGAACAGGCCGGGAGCGTGCTGATCGAACTCAAATTTGCTCAGCAGCGACGAGGTAACTACCGCTTCGAAGCCAGCACCTACAGGAACGAGAACGAAGAAGAGTCGATTTTCAAAGGAAGGGACTTCGGTGTGAAGAGCCAAAATTACCCGGCCGTGCAGAACGCCCGCGAGCTGGCTCGGCCCCTGACTTATTTGATGAACGCCGACGAATACGAGTCCCTGATGTCCATTGAAGAGGACGACTCCCTTAAAGAAGCCATCGATCGCTTCTGGCTGCGGAATATTGGAAACACCCAGGAAGCGAGAAGCGTAATCCGCATGTACTATGAAAGGGTTGAGGAGGCCAACAAGCAGTATTCCAACTACAAGGAAGGGTGGAAAACCGATCAGGGCATGATCTATGTCCTCTTCGGCCCGCCCTGGTATACCGAAGAGAACCTCGACCGCCAGGTCTGGTCGTACTCCTACAACCGCAACGATCCCGACCTGAACTTCCTGTTCATTCAGCGAAAGTTAAAGACCGAGTTCTACCCATTTGACAATTATATCCTGCAGCGCAACAACTATTATTACGACACGCAGTATCAGCAGGAGCAGCTCTGGCTTTCGGGACGCATCCTGAACCGAAACATCTGA
- the alr gene encoding alanine racemase, with the protein MIAPTYIELDREKFQENVSFLKDYIGREAAFCSVIKGNAYGHGIKEFVPMAEDCGIDYFGVFSDHEAQAALEARKSEETEIMIMGMVSSDNMPWAIRNGISFFVFEPDRLRDALDTARELSLKARIHLHLETGMNRLGLDRDRLEEVVRLVRGNEDKLSLEGLCTHYAGAESVSNHVRVTRQIQRFEERCRELKQEGLKPRYRHSACSAAALNYPETVHDLVRIGIAQYGFWPNRETYMNFVKKHTGIDKKHRDPLQRVLSWKSQVMSTKSVDAGEFVGYGNTYLTSRDQKIATVPVGYSHGYGRNLTNTGRVLIRGQRAQVAGLVNMNMLTVDVTDIEGVRKGDEVVIIGRQGENEMTVASFSEMTNYMNYEVLTRLPSSIPRTVV; encoded by the coding sequence CTGCTCGGTCATCAAGGGCAATGCCTACGGGCATGGCATAAAGGAATTCGTTCCCATGGCTGAGGACTGCGGCATCGACTATTTTGGGGTGTTCAGCGACCACGAGGCGCAAGCCGCCCTGGAGGCGCGAAAGAGTGAGGAGACCGAAATCATGATTATGGGCATGGTCAGCAGCGACAATATGCCGTGGGCCATTCGCAACGGCATTTCTTTCTTTGTCTTCGAGCCGGACCGCCTCAGGGACGCTCTTGACACGGCACGCGAGCTCTCCCTCAAGGCGCGCATCCACCTGCACCTGGAGACCGGCATGAACCGTCTGGGACTGGACCGCGATCGACTGGAGGAGGTGGTGCGGCTGGTGCGGGGAAACGAGGATAAACTCTCCCTGGAGGGGCTCTGCACCCACTATGCGGGAGCTGAGAGCGTCAGCAACCATGTACGAGTCACCCGCCAGATCCAGCGCTTCGAGGAACGCTGCCGGGAACTGAAACAGGAGGGACTGAAGCCGCGCTATCGTCACTCGGCCTGCTCGGCCGCTGCTCTAAATTACCCCGAGACCGTGCACGACCTGGTGCGCATTGGCATCGCGCAGTACGGTTTTTGGCCCAACCGCGAGACCTACATGAATTTCGTAAAGAAGCATACGGGCATCGACAAGAAACACCGCGATCCCCTTCAGCGGGTTCTAAGCTGGAAAAGCCAGGTGATGAGCACCAAGTCGGTCGATGCCGGCGAATTCGTGGGTTACGGCAATACCTACCTGACCAGCCGCGACCAGAAGATCGCCACCGTACCGGTGGGCTATTCGCACGGTTACGGGCGCAACCTGACCAACACCGGCCGCGTGCTGATCCGCGGCCAGCGCGCGCAGGTGGCCGGCCTGGTGAACATGAATATGCTGACGGTGGACGTGACCGATATCGAGGGCGTGCGCAAGGGCGACGAGGTGGTGATTATAGGCCGGCAGGGAGAGAACGAAATGACCGTGGCGTCTTTCAGCGAAATGACCAACTACATGAACTACGAGGTGCTCACGCGCCTGCCCTCCTCCATACCTCGCACGGTGGTCTGA